The following coding sequences are from one Lolium rigidum isolate FL_2022 chromosome 6, APGP_CSIRO_Lrig_0.1, whole genome shotgun sequence window:
- the LOC124661649 gene encoding protein RETARDED ROOT GROWTH, mitochondrial-like: MGRLRACLRLRRLLETRPPPSSPSPARVPQLSSRTSPFSSAVAVAAAAPHDCRDSGLGSSAYWAWIRAAAEAAPAPAPPQDEEEEGLSRYIPVKAYFLSTSIDLKSMQAEHFSDVVPQSTRSLNYIALRYSEFPPEIMDIGVRDNRFCYRYVVVFQYGSAVLFNIADHEAEHYLDMIRNHASGWLPEMRKDDYAVVEKPSLTTWMKGGLDYIALKSVDTDGIRIISSVLGQSIALDHYIRQVDDMVEEFTEINRVMEKTGDFTMKRKKLFQLVGKANSNLADVIIRLGLFDRSEIAWKNSNYAQILEYLREEYELNQRFGSLDFKLKFVEHNIHFLQEVLQNRRSDLLEWGVIILLTIEIVISLYEIIKDSSMMS; encoded by the exons ATGGGGCGGCTGCGCGCGTGCCTCcgtctccgccgcctcctcgagaCGAGGCCGCCGCCATCGAGCCCCTCTCCGGCGCGCGTGCCGCAGCTCTCTTCCCGCACGTCGCCCTTCTCATCCGCCGTGGCGGTCGCGGCCGCCGCGCCCCATGACTGCCGCGACTCTGGCCTCGGGAGCTCGGCCTACTGGGCCTGgatccgggcggcggcggaggcggccccggcgcccgcgcctcctcaggacgaggaggaggagggcctctCGCGCTACATCCCAGTCAAGGCCTACTTCCTCTCCACCAG CATTGATTTGAAGAGCATGCAGGCGGAACATTTCAGCGACGTGGTACCTCAATCGACCCGATCGCTAAATTACATCGCGCTCCGGTACTCTGAATTCCCTCCAGAGATCATG GACATTGGAGTGAGGGATAACAGATTTTGCTATCGCTACGTGGTTGTCTTCCAATATGGCTCTGCCGTGCTTTTTAATATTGCTGATCATGAAGCTGAGCATTATCTTGATATGATCAGGAATCATGCTTCGGGATGGCTTCCAGAGATGAGAAAAGACG ATTATGCAGTGGTTGAGAAGCCATCCCTGACAACATGGATGAAAGGAGGGCTTGATTATATAGCTCTTAAAAGTGTAGACACTGATGGAATTCGCATCATTTCAAGTGTTCTCGGTCAAAGTATCGCTCTCGATCATTACATACGGCAG GTTGATGATATGGTTGAGGAATTTACTGAAATCAATCGTGTCATGGAGAAGACTGGGGACTTCACAATGAAAAGAAAGAAGCTCTTTCAACTTGTGGGCAAGGCTAACTCTAATCTTGCGGATGTTATCATCAGGCTTGGCCTTTTTGACAG GTCTGAAATTGCTTGGAAAAATTCGAATTACGCGCAAATTTTGGAGTATCTTCGGGAAGAATATGAACTGAATCAACGTTTTGGAAGCCTGGACTTCAAACTGAAATTCGTGGAG CACAACATTCATTTTCTTCAAGAAGTGCTCCAAAATAGAAGATCAGATTTGCTGGAGTGGGGCGTTATAATACTACTGACTATTGAGATTGTGATCTCACTATATGAAATTATCAAGGACTCCAGCATGATGTCTTGA
- the LOC124663163 gene encoding mavicyanin-like — protein MAAARNLLPLLTLLLFAAAAPAPSAATKFVVGDKQNWAPNVNYTAWPDKYHFHVDDWLQFNYEKGMYDVVQVADEAAYQKCDPSNPVVSYNRGRNYVIQLNRTGRYYFICSRGYCWNGMKVTVLVEPRPAPPPSAIAPSSSGAAVSAGLSSWALAAAAASLCAAVLGLPFAA, from the exons ATGGCAGCCGCGCGCAATCTCCTCCCTCTCCTGACGCTCCTCCtcttcgcggcggcggcgccggccccCTCTGCGGCGACCAAGTTCGTCGTCGGCGACAAGCAGAACTGGGCGCCCAACGTCAACTACACCGCCTGGCCCGACAAGTACCACTTCCATGTCGACGACTGGCTCC AGTTCAACTACGAGAAGGGCATGTACGACGTGGTGCAGGTGGCCGACGAGGCGGCGTACCAGAAGTGCGACCCGAGCAACCCTGTCGTCAGCTACAACCGGGGCCGCAACTACGTCATCCAGCTCAACCGCACCGGCCGCTACTACTTCATCTGCAGCCGCGGCTACTGCTGGAACGGCATGAAGGTCACCGTGCTCGtcgagccgcgccccgcgccgccgccgtcagcCATAGCGCCGTCCTCCAGCGGCGCCGCCGTCTCCGCCGGGCTTTCGTCGTGGGCTCTCGCGGCTGCTGCCGCCTCGCTGTGCGCGGCGGTTTTGGGTTTGCCGTTTGCGGCGTGA